A window of Paenibacillus sp. 19GGS1-52 contains these coding sequences:
- a CDS encoding bile acid:sodium symporter family protein gives MLTQIRNGLVRSNSFLEKIMPLITPTAIVVGVLNESRLLPYTGLVPWIFAMMTLIGSFKSNFRDLLTVLVKPQKLIILMLILHVIMPLIGWLVAMAIFPDDPYTVTGYVLLFAIPTGVVSVVWVSIYGGNIALTLALILIDTLLSPLIVPGTLHLLMGTSVQIQLGDMMKGLLWMVVLPSLAGMLLNQWTKGKISTVCGPPLSPFVKVGLFIVVAINGASIARYLKHPDGKLALIIGITFVTVVLGYVVGALVARRFHWNYEDSVAVQFNSGMRNLSAGAVLAVKYFPPAVALPVISGMLFQQILAAASGFFIRGRARRLLLEDAGKRVPKTEAHS, from the coding sequence ATGCTTACCCAAATTCGGAATGGACTAGTGCGCTCGAATAGCTTTTTGGAAAAAATAATGCCACTGATCACTCCGACAGCGATCGTGGTCGGTGTGCTGAACGAAAGCAGACTGCTGCCGTACACAGGCCTTGTGCCGTGGATATTTGCCATGATGACGCTAATCGGTAGCTTTAAGTCCAATTTCCGTGATCTGCTGACCGTTCTCGTTAAACCGCAGAAGCTGATTATCCTCATGCTGATTCTCCATGTAATTATGCCGCTGATTGGTTGGCTGGTGGCGATGGCTATTTTTCCGGATGATCCTTATACGGTAACGGGTTACGTGCTGTTGTTTGCGATTCCTACGGGTGTAGTCAGTGTGGTTTGGGTATCCATATACGGTGGCAATATCGCGCTGACACTGGCACTTATTCTGATTGATACCTTGCTCTCACCGCTTATCGTGCCAGGTACACTGCATCTGCTGATGGGTACGAGTGTACAGATTCAGCTGGGAGATATGATGAAGGGGCTGCTGTGGATGGTCGTGTTGCCTTCTCTAGCAGGAATGCTGCTGAATCAGTGGACCAAGGGGAAGATCAGCACCGTATGTGGCCCGCCGCTGTCACCATTTGTTAAAGTAGGACTGTTCATTGTTGTAGCTATTAACGGTGCCAGTATTGCCCGTTATTTGAAGCATCCAGATGGCAAACTGGCCTTAATTATTGGTATAACCTTCGTAACCGTTGTGCTTGGCTATGTGGTTGGAGCATTAGTGGCCCGCCGCTTTCACTGGAATTACGAAGATTCAGTGGCGGTTCAGTTTAATTCCGGTATGCGCAATTTGAGCGCCGGCGCTGTACTTGCCGTAAAGTATTTTCCTCCCGCTGTTGCGCTTCCGGTCATTTCGGGGATGTTATTCCAGCAGATTCTAGCTGCAGCGTCCGGATTTTTTATTCGGGGCAGGGCTAGGCGCTTGTTGCTGGAAGACGCAGGCAAGAGGGTACCCAAAACAGAGGCACATTCTTAA